A stretch of the Janthinobacterium sp. B9-8 genome encodes the following:
- a CDS encoding McrC family protein gives MLAPIVVREYARLTTSPLPHPTLDEAQISKTAFGWLCELAGRFRSSGASLLQVDGRRRLKLDNFVGVLESPCGQVIEILPKHRTDDDCVVEARGLMRKLISSALQMSARHTEVASLELYDAPLAEWVMQQFLFELDHLIKRGLRFDYLRVEEEQRYLRGQLDVVKQMRQPPGRQHFFQIRHDIFLPDRPENRLLKSALELVCRNTQDAENWRLAHELAGMLHELPPSRDIEQDFRLWRNDRLMAHYQGIKSWCELILHQQMPLAVAGEYRGISLLFPMEKLFESYVEQQLRMLLPLGALRSQVQSEYLCSHKGERIFRLKPDLLLNLHGQPQIILDTKWKLLDAADRSNNYGLSQSDFYQLFAYGQKYLKGSGELVLIYPAWPKFNCTKPIADFHFDEKLSLRVLPFDLEDSCAAQNLIDQLSMPVQDVLVSAA, from the coding sequence GTGCTTGCCCCGATTGTCGTGCGTGAATATGCGCGGCTTACGACGAGCCCTCTGCCTCATCCAACACTCGATGAGGCTCAAATTAGCAAAACCGCTTTTGGCTGGCTTTGTGAATTAGCGGGGCGATTTCGCTCGTCAGGCGCATCGTTGTTGCAGGTAGATGGTCGGCGCCGGCTGAAGTTAGATAATTTCGTCGGCGTGTTGGAGAGCCCGTGCGGGCAGGTGATTGAAATTCTGCCCAAGCATCGAACTGACGATGATTGCGTGGTTGAGGCGCGTGGTTTGATGCGCAAGCTGATCAGCTCGGCCTTGCAAATGTCTGCGCGTCACACCGAGGTGGCCAGCCTTGAGCTTTACGATGCGCCACTGGCCGAATGGGTGATGCAGCAGTTTTTATTTGAGTTGGATCATTTAATTAAGCGTGGTTTGCGCTTTGATTATCTACGGGTTGAAGAAGAGCAGCGCTATTTACGCGGGCAGCTTGATGTTGTGAAGCAAATGCGCCAGCCGCCCGGTCGCCAGCATTTTTTTCAGATCCGGCATGATATTTTCCTTCCAGATCGACCGGAAAATCGCCTACTGAAATCCGCGCTTGAGCTAGTTTGCCGCAATACTCAGGATGCCGAAAACTGGCGCTTAGCGCATGAGCTGGCAGGCATGCTGCATGAGTTGCCGCCTAGTCGTGATATTGAGCAGGATTTTCGGCTATGGCGTAACGACAGGCTGATGGCGCATTACCAAGGCATTAAATCTTGGTGCGAATTGATTTTGCACCAGCAGATGCCTTTGGCTGTGGCTGGTGAGTATCGTGGTATCAGCCTGCTGTTTCCCATGGAAAAACTGTTTGAGAGTTATGTGGAGCAGCAGTTGCGGATGCTGTTGCCCCTTGGTGCGCTGCGTAGTCAGGTGCAATCTGAATATTTGTGTAGTCACAAGGGCGAGCGAATTTTCCGGTTAAAACCGGACTTGCTGCTGAATCTGCATGGGCAGCCGCAAATTATCTTGGATACAAAGTGGAAGTTGCTCGACGCAGCTGATCGCAGCAATAACTATGGACTGAGCCAAAGTGATTTTTATCAGTTGTTTGCTTATGGCCAAAAGTATCTGAAGGGTAGCGGTGAGTTGGTGCTGATTTATCCGGCTTGGCCAAAATTTAATTGCACTAAGCCGATAGCAGACTTTCATTTCGATGAAAAACTGTCATTGCGCGTGCTGCCTTTTGATTTAGAAGATTCGTGTGCCGCACAAAACTTAATCGATCAACTTTCGATGCCAGTCCAAGATGTATTGGTCAGCGCGGCCTAA
- a CDS encoding restriction endonuclease subunit S codes for MSFDLPYLPEGWNYKSLEDCARKQSISYGVVQPGTALADGIPIIRVNNFNNGRIELADLMKISPEIETKYSRTRLVGGEVLITLVGSVGQVAVAPVTVAGFNVARAVAVIHPIDGISPDWIAICLRSPLSQHLLVSRANTTVQTTINLKDLRALPLPIPPKEERDQIESLITTLDDRIALLRETNATLEAMAQALFKSWFVDFDPVHANASTKQMINPASSPSDFVGDPAVPLDSRLRGNDDLLPPELQTLFPATFTASSQGLVPEGWEMGSILELANLIGGGTPKTDRAEYWDGDISWASAKDVSQAKNLFLIETERTITAQGLKESATKLIPAFSSVIVARGATTGRMVLFGANIAMNQTCYALASKHAAPFFLNLFMQREIQSLTQRAHGSVFDTITTNTFSTSKTLLIPAQLQVAFEGIVSPVFEGILENTKQAQTLATLRDTLLPRLISGQLRLPEAEAALAEVG; via the coding sequence ATGAGTTTTGATCTACCTTACTTACCAGAGGGATGGAATTACAAAAGCCTTGAGGATTGTGCGCGGAAACAGTCAATTTCGTATGGTGTTGTTCAACCTGGTACAGCTTTAGCTGATGGCATTCCTATTATTCGAGTGAATAACTTTAATAATGGTCGTATTGAATTAGCTGATTTAATGAAGATTTCACCTGAAATTGAAACCAAATATTCAAGGACAAGGTTAGTTGGCGGTGAAGTATTAATTACACTTGTTGGCTCTGTTGGGCAAGTTGCTGTCGCCCCCGTCACTGTCGCTGGGTTTAATGTTGCGCGAGCAGTAGCAGTAATTCATCCTATTGATGGCATCAGCCCGGATTGGATTGCAATTTGTTTGCGTTCACCGTTGTCACAGCACCTGCTTGTAAGCCGAGCAAATACAACGGTTCAAACAACAATCAATCTTAAAGATTTACGAGCATTGCCCTTGCCCATTCCACCAAAGGAAGAGCGCGATCAAATTGAATCTTTAATTACAACCCTCGACGACCGTATTGCGTTGCTGCGCGAGACCAATGCGACGCTGGAGGCGATGGCGCAGGCGCTGTTCAAGTCGTGGTTTGTCGATTTCGACCCCGTCCACGCCAACGCCAGCACCAAGCAAATGATCAACCCTGCGTCATCCCCTAGTGATTTTGTCGGGGATCCAGCCGTGCCACTGGATTCCCGCCTACGCGGGAATGACGATCTACTCCCCCCCGAACTCCAAACCCTCTTCCCCGCCACCTTCACCGCTTCCTCACAAGGCTTGGTGCCGGAGGGGTGGGAAATGGGGTCAATTTTAGAATTAGCAAATTTAATTGGTGGTGGGACACCTAAAACTGACCGTGCCGAATATTGGGATGGTGATATTTCATGGGCAAGCGCTAAAGATGTATCTCAAGCTAAAAATCTATTTTTAATAGAAACAGAGCGAACAATTACGGCGCAAGGTTTAAAAGAAAGTGCGACTAAATTAATCCCCGCATTTAGTTCTGTTATCGTTGCGCGTGGAGCGACGACTGGGCGTATGGTCTTATTTGGCGCAAACATTGCAATGAATCAAACTTGTTATGCTCTGGCATCTAAGCATGCAGCGCCATTCTTTTTAAATTTATTCATGCAGCGGGAAATTCAGTCATTAACACAAAGAGCACATGGTTCCGTGTTTGATACGATCACAACAAATACGTTTTCTACATCTAAGACGCTCTTAATTCCAGCGCAGCTACAAGTCGCTTTTGAAGGGATTGTTTCACCTGTTTTTGAAGGAATCCTTGAGAATACTAAACAAGCCCAAACCCTCGCCACCCTGCGCGACACGCTGCTGCCACGCCTGATCTCCGGCCAGCTCCGCCTGCCCGAAGCCGAAGCTGCGCTGGCGGAGGTGGGGTGA
- a CDS encoding type I restriction endonuclease subunit R has translation MTEDQLEQEALSWLVEVGYRHVCGYDIAPDGKDAERADYMQPVLIERLRSAIARLNPLIPLVAQADALRQVLDLGTPALLAANRHFHGLLVNGVPVQYQKDGETRGDFVRLIDFAVASQNEFLAVNQYTLKGVKQPRRPDIILFVNGLPLVLLELKNPTDKNADIYKAFEQIQTYKAQISDVFQYNEILVISDGSEARMGSLSANAERYMQWRTIDGISLDPLGQFNELETLIRGILAPAYLLDYLRFFVLFEDDGTLVKKIAGYHQFHAVRTAIERVVTASRPDVIGGKKGKGGVVWHTQGSGKSITMTCFAARVMREAAMENPTIVVITDRNDLDGQLFGVFSLAQDLLREQPVQVSTRQDLRAKLSNRPSGGIVFATIQKFAPGEDEDVFPLLSDRHNIVVIADEAHRTQYGFEAKLKQRLPKPIQAPNLAGVAKEASPQYLESSYQVGYAQHLRDALPNATFVAFTGTPVSSEDRDTRSVFGEYIHIYDMQQAKEDGATVAIYYESRLAKLSLKVDEMAQIDDDVDELAEDEEESEQGKLKSKWAALERIVGAEPRIASVAADLVNHFETRQQSQSGKAMVVAMSREICVHLYNELIKLRPDWHNDDPELGAIKIVMTGSASDKALLRPHIYPKQVKKRLEKRFKDPNDPLQLVIVRDMWLTGFDAPCVHTLYIDKPMKGHNLMQAIARVNRVFHDKQGGLVVDYIGIANELKAALKEYTASNGRGKPTVDTAEAWAVLEEKIDILRGMLHGFDYSEFITGGHRLLAGAANHVLGLEDGKKRFADNALAMSKAFSLCGTMDEAKAVREEVAFLQAVKVLLIKRDLSAKKLSNDDRELAIRQIIGQAVASDEVVDIFDAVGLDKPNIGLLDDDFLAEVRNLPEKNLAVELLERLLEGEIKSKFASNVVQQKKFSELLTDVVKRYQNRSIETAQVMEELVAMAKKFREAAGRGEALGLSEDEVKFYDALANNESAVRELPDETLKRIAHELTTNLRKNISVDWSQRESVRAKLRIMVKRILRKYGYPPDFQEDAIQTVLQQAEALGAEWV, from the coding sequence ATGACCGAAGACCAATTAGAACAAGAAGCGCTGAGCTGGTTAGTTGAAGTTGGGTATCGCCATGTGTGTGGCTATGATATTGCGCCGGATGGTAAAGATGCAGAGCGTGCTGATTATATGCAGCCGGTTTTAATTGAACGTCTGCGCTCCGCTATTGCACGATTAAATCCCTTGATTCCTTTAGTGGCACAGGCCGATGCGCTTAGGCAGGTACTGGATTTAGGCACGCCAGCTTTATTGGCGGCGAATCGGCATTTTCATGGTTTGCTGGTGAATGGCGTGCCGGTGCAATACCAGAAAGACGGCGAAACGCGCGGGGATTTTGTAAGGCTGATTGATTTTGCCGTAGCGAGCCAGAATGAATTCCTCGCGGTGAATCAGTACACGCTAAAAGGGGTAAAACAGCCACGTCGCCCTGATATTATTTTATTTGTAAATGGCTTGCCGCTGGTGCTGCTGGAGCTTAAAAATCCTACCGATAAAAACGCGGATATTTATAAAGCATTCGAGCAGATTCAAACTTATAAAGCGCAAATTTCTGATGTATTTCAGTACAACGAAATTCTGGTGATTTCGGATGGCTCTGAGGCGCGGATGGGATCTTTATCGGCCAATGCCGAGCGCTATATGCAATGGCGCACGATTGATGGCATTAGCCTTGATCCATTAGGGCAATTTAATGAACTAGAAACGCTGATTCGCGGCATTCTTGCGCCTGCCTATCTACTCGATTATTTGCGCTTTTTTGTGCTGTTTGAAGACGATGGCACGCTGGTCAAAAAGATTGCTGGTTATCACCAGTTTCACGCTGTCCGTACAGCCATTGAACGAGTGGTTACAGCATCTCGCCCCGATGTGATCGGTGGCAAAAAAGGCAAAGGAGGCGTGGTCTGGCATACGCAGGGATCGGGCAAGAGCATCACCATGACCTGCTTTGCCGCAAGGGTGATGCGGGAAGCTGCGATGGAAAACCCGACCATTGTGGTGATTACCGACCGCAATGATCTGGATGGCCAGCTGTTCGGTGTGTTTTCTTTGGCTCAGGATTTGCTTCGCGAGCAACCGGTGCAAGTGAGTACGCGGCAAGACTTGCGCGCCAAATTGAGCAACCGCCCCTCTGGCGGGATTGTATTTGCCACGATCCAAAAGTTTGCACCGGGGGAGGACGAAGATGTTTTCCCCCTGTTATCAGACCGCCACAATATTGTGGTGATTGCCGATGAGGCACATCGCACGCAGTATGGTTTTGAAGCAAAACTAAAACAACGCCTACCAAAGCCTATCCAAGCCCCCAATCTGGCTGGCGTCGCTAAAGAGGCTAGTCCCCAATATTTGGAAAGCAGCTATCAAGTCGGCTACGCCCAGCATCTGCGCGATGCGCTGCCCAATGCCACTTTTGTGGCGTTTACCGGCACGCCGGTATCTTCTGAAGACAGAGATACGCGCTCGGTATTTGGTGAATACATCCACATCTACGATATGCAGCAGGCCAAGGAAGATGGCGCGACGGTGGCGATTTACTATGAATCGCGGCTGGCAAAATTAAGCCTGAAAGTCGATGAAATGGCTCAGATTGATGATGATGTCGATGAGCTGGCTGAGGATGAAGAAGAAAGCGAGCAAGGCAAGCTTAAATCTAAATGGGCGGCACTGGAGCGGATTGTCGGCGCGGAGCCACGTATTGCCAGTGTGGCGGCTGATTTGGTGAATCACTTTGAAACACGCCAACAAAGCCAATCGGGCAAAGCAATGGTTGTGGCGATGAGCCGCGAGATTTGCGTGCATTTATATAACGAGTTAATCAAGCTGCGCCCGGATTGGCATAACGATGACCCGGAGCTGGGCGCGATCAAAATTGTGATGACCGGCTCGGCGAGTGACAAGGCTTTGCTCCGGCCTCACATCTACCCTAAGCAAGTCAAAAAGCGGCTGGAAAAACGCTTTAAAGATCCAAATGATCCTTTGCAATTAGTGATTGTGCGCGATATGTGGCTCACTGGCTTTGATGCGCCCTGCGTGCATACGCTGTATATCGACAAGCCCATGAAAGGTCACAATCTGATGCAGGCCATTGCGCGGGTGAATCGGGTATTTCACGATAAGCAGGGCGGCTTGGTCGTTGATTACATTGGCATCGCCAACGAACTGAAAGCGGCACTCAAGGAATACACCGCCAGCAATGGGCGCGGTAAACCGACGGTGGATACGGCGGAAGCGTGGGCGGTGCTCGAAGAGAAAATCGATATCTTGCGCGGCATGTTGCATGGCTTTGATTACAGCGAATTTATCACTGGCGGTCATCGCCTGTTGGCTGGCGCAGCTAATCATGTACTGGGGTTAGAAGACGGTAAAAAGCGTTTTGCAGATAACGCACTGGCGATGAGTAAAGCATTCAGCCTGTGCGGCACCATGGATGAAGCCAAAGCCGTACGTGAAGAAGTTGCCTTTTTGCAAGCGGTGAAAGTGCTGCTGATTAAGCGGGATCTGAGCGCAAAAAAACTCAGCAATGATGATAGGGAGCTGGCTATTCGCCAGATTATCGGGCAGGCGGTTGCTTCAGATGAAGTAGTCGACATCTTTGATGCGGTGGGTTTGGATAAGCCCAATATTGGTCTGCTGGATGATGACTTTTTGGCTGAAGTGCGTAATCTGCCAGAGAAAAACTTGGCCGTAGAATTGCTAGAGCGCTTGCTGGAAGGGGAAATAAAATCTAAGTTTGCCAGTAATGTGGTGCAGCAGAAAAAGTTTTCTGAGCTACTGACTGATGTGGTTAAACGTTATCAAAATCGTAGTATTGAAACTGCACAAGTGATGGAAGAGCTGGTCGCCATGGCCAAGAAATTCCGTGAAGCCGCTGGGCGCGGAGAGGCCTTGGGATTATCAGAAGACGAAGTAAAGTTTTATGATGCACTGGCCAATAATGAATCGGCGGTGCGTGAACTGCCGGACGAAACGCTCAAACGCATTGCCCATGAGCTTACGACCAATTTGCGAAAAAACATCAGCGTGGATTGGTCGCAACGTGAAAGCGTACGTGCCAAATTACGGATTATGGTGAAGCGTATCCTGCGTAAATATGGCTACCCGCCTGATTTTCAGGAAGATGCCATTCAGACGGTACTGCAGCAGGCAGAAGCATTGGGTGCTGAGTGGGTATGA
- a CDS encoding DUF6933 domain-containing protein yields the protein MQFYCSKAAAEALETTQKGLVKSWLEAAPVPEAAGPWAWQVHAIKLARQNVFIVMERETRFSMVFWGIKKGDGETLLKQFYARLVNLLLWINHDVNYLSEVDAVAAIERILERGQRYCFVAGVDRSAQTHINEVARECDYAFHMNGCLPNPEGEAAAFDMKINDTLRRVRGGDYFWPFEAFFCSWAREYAGATPAQCEALMPRFLQLHRAKSAMYKERFVADEGGAP from the coding sequence ATGCAGTTCTATTGCTCAAAAGCCGCCGCTGAGGCGCTAGAAACCACCCAAAAAGGCTTGGTCAAATCGTGGTTAGAAGCTGCGCCAGTTCCAGAAGCGGCTGGGCCGTGGGCTTGGCAGGTGCATGCGATTAAGTTGGCGCGGCAGAATGTGTTCATCGTGATGGAGCGCGAAACGCGTTTTTCTATGGTGTTTTGGGGCATCAAGAAAGGCGATGGCGAAACGCTGCTGAAACAGTTTTACGCGCGGCTGGTGAATTTGCTGCTGTGGATTAACCATGATGTAAATTACTTATCCGAAGTGGATGCCGTCGCGGCGATTGAACGGATATTGGAACGTGGTCAGCGATACTGTTTCGTTGCTGGCGTTGACCGCAGCGCGCAAACGCATATCAATGAAGTGGCGCGTGAATGTGACTATGCCTTTCATATGAATGGTTGCCTGCCTAATCCAGAGGGTGAGGCAGCTGCCTTTGATATGAAGATCAATGACACGCTGCGTAGAGTGCGTGGCGGTGATTATTTTTGGCCATTTGAAGCGTTTTTTTGCTCATGGGCGCGTGAATATGCGGGTGCTACTCCAGCGCAATGCGAGGCGTTGATGCCGCGCTTTTTGCAATTGCATCGTGCAAAATCGGCCATGTATAAGGAAAGGTTTGTTGCAGATGAAGGCGGAGCACCTTAA
- a CDS encoding AAA family ATPase gives MRELFKQWLLKKNYTENTCANYLAALGANHFGIDVFQCSDIAQLETLYADFGLRGVHADIGNKGNGSVRNALGRWLDFQRERQQEQSDCFRVALTDGAIRNGYITVNGNIDFFPAAYIADDSGKSQSTFILIWPDGERIETRILGQHGRIQARFNKRFSALRPGAIVTIIKDSEQQNCYLISITSSQEASTQKKSSELATMAQLNQILYGPPGTGKTYHTINAALEILDPPLLQQNPHDRMALKTRFNELMSNGRIRFVTFHQSFSYEDFVEGLRAENNKDGQLRYKVQDGVFKQIVRDAKHVEVTGQSKVNVADDVRVWKISIGGTGNSPLKAYCLQNGQARIGWPDLGDMKNLNEDGERYLNSLGSNDRSTVTSFANDIAIGDVIVSINGQDSIGAVGVVTRDYYYDEVPELADNHYPHSIGVDWLYKDLDLPAKPLNDGKTFTQKTVYELHRFKWPILLDTILRSGAKAEESAQITSSAANLPFVLIIDEINRGNISRIFGELITLIESSKRAGAEESLSVTLPYSKEPFSIPGNVYIIGTMNTTDRSLAGLDIALRRRFAFKEMPPKPELLDGVMVDGVDIGAMLRVMNQRIAVLLDRDHCLGHAYLMPLVVEGGNTLSKLAEIFQQNIIPLLQEYFFEDWERIRWVLNDQSKAGEDAFVIEDVDLVVSALFPGVQDKLRPTKRWCLNPQAFQRINAYRGIGGVNPWTDKSEQA, from the coding sequence ATGCGTGAGTTATTTAAACAGTGGTTATTAAAGAAAAATTATACCGAAAATACGTGCGCAAATTATTTAGCGGCGCTAGGTGCAAATCATTTTGGGATTGATGTTTTCCAGTGTAGTGATATTGCGCAGCTAGAAACGTTGTATGCCGATTTTGGTCTACGAGGGGTGCATGCTGATATCGGAAATAAAGGTAATGGCTCGGTAAGAAATGCATTGGGTCGATGGCTTGATTTTCAAAGAGAGCGGCAACAGGAGCAGAGCGATTGTTTTCGAGTCGCTCTTACGGATGGGGCAATCAGAAATGGCTATATCACCGTAAATGGCAATATAGATTTTTTTCCTGCTGCATATATTGCTGACGATAGCGGAAAAAGCCAGAGCACCTTTATTTTGATCTGGCCAGATGGTGAACGGATTGAAACGCGTATTCTTGGTCAGCATGGGCGAATTCAAGCACGCTTTAATAAACGATTTTCGGCATTACGCCCTGGTGCAATAGTGACGATTATTAAAGATTCTGAGCAACAAAATTGTTATTTGATCAGTATCACTAGCAGCCAAGAAGCATCCACGCAAAAAAAATCGAGCGAGCTTGCAACAATGGCTCAATTGAATCAAATTTTATATGGCCCACCGGGCACCGGTAAAACTTACCACACCATCAATGCAGCACTGGAAATTCTTGATCCACCGCTGTTGCAGCAGAACCCCCATGATCGGATGGCGCTTAAAACTCGTTTTAATGAGCTAATGAGTAATGGCCGTATCCGCTTTGTGACTTTCCATCAGAGTTTTAGCTACGAAGATTTTGTGGAAGGGTTGCGGGCGGAAAATAACAAAGACGGCCAATTACGTTATAAAGTTCAGGATGGCGTGTTTAAACAGATAGTTCGTGATGCAAAGCATGTGGAAGTCACAGGACAATCGAAAGTCAATGTCGCTGATGATGTACGTGTTTGGAAAATTTCTATTGGGGGAACAGGAAATTCCCCTTTGAAAGCGTATTGTTTGCAAAATGGGCAGGCGCGTATTGGCTGGCCTGATTTGGGGGATATGAAAAACCTCAATGAAGATGGTGAACGTTATTTGAATAGTTTGGGAAGTAATGATCGAAGTACTGTGACTTCTTTTGCCAATGACATTGCTATTGGTGATGTTATTGTGAGTATCAATGGTCAAGACTCAATCGGTGCGGTCGGCGTCGTGACTAGAGATTATTACTACGATGAAGTGCCGGAATTAGCCGACAACCATTATCCGCACTCCATCGGTGTGGATTGGCTCTATAAAGATTTAGATCTGCCCGCTAAGCCGCTGAATGATGGTAAGACTTTTACCCAAAAAACGGTCTATGAGCTACATCGCTTTAAATGGCCCATTTTGCTGGACACTATTCTGAGAAGCGGAGCAAAAGCTGAAGAGAGTGCTCAGATCACAAGCTCTGCGGCCAATCTTCCCTTTGTGCTAATTATCGATGAAATTAATCGTGGCAATATTTCACGCATTTTTGGCGAACTTATTACGCTGATTGAGTCTTCAAAGCGTGCAGGTGCTGAAGAGTCACTCTCTGTGACTTTGCCTTACTCGAAAGAGCCCTTCAGTATTCCCGGTAATGTCTACATCATTGGCACAATGAACACGACTGACCGTTCACTGGCCGGATTGGATATTGCGTTGCGCAGACGTTTTGCCTTCAAGGAAATGCCACCAAAACCAGAGTTGTTAGATGGCGTGATGGTGGATGGCGTTGATATTGGCGCGATGCTACGGGTCATGAATCAGCGCATTGCCGTCCTACTCGACCGCGACCATTGCTTGGGCCATGCATACTTGATGCCCTTAGTGGTCGAAGGTGGAAATACACTCAGTAAACTGGCCGAGATTTTCCAGCAGAACATTATTCCACTGCTGCAAGAGTATTTCTTTGAGGATTGGGAGCGCATTCGCTGGGTATTGAATGACCAGAGCAAGGCTGGTGAGGATGCGTTTGTCATTGAGGATGTGGATTTGGTGGTGAGTGCACTTTTTCCGGGTGTGCAGGATAAATTGCGCCCTACCAAACGCTGGTGCTTGAATCCGCAAGCGTTTCAGCGCATTAACGCCTATCGCGGCATTGGCGGTGTAAACCCTTGGACTGATAAGTCGGAGCAGGCGTAG
- a CDS encoding OsmC domain/YcaO domain-containing protein produces the protein MEIKVNFLDKLRLEAKFDDFTVIADQPIRYKGDGSAPGPFDYFLASSALCAAYFVKLYCETRNIPTEHIRLSQNNIVDPENRYQQIFKIQVELPADISAKDRQGILRSIDRCTVKKVVQTGPEFVIEEVESLEADSQALLTLNSSTDAATYIVGKDLPLEQTIANMSGLLADLGIKIEIASWRNIVPNVWSLHIRDAHSPMCFTNGKGASKESALASALGEYIERLSCNHFYAGQFWGEELANADFVHYPQERWFQPGPKNALPLEILDDYCREIYNPDGELLGTHLYDTNSGNVERGICSLPFVRQSDGETVYFPSNLIENLFVSNGMSAGNTLAEAQVQCLSEIFERAVKREILEGEITLPDVPQEVLAKYPSILAGIAGLEEQGFPVLVKDASLGGVYPVMCVTLMNPRTGGVFASFGAHPSLEVALERSLTELLQGRSFEGLNDLPRPTFESHALTEPNNFVEHFIDSSGIVSWRFFSAKSNYNFVEWDFSSHGDNANTEEAAALFGILKDLGKESYMAIYDQLGATACRILVPAYSEIYLVEDLIWDNTNKALLFREDILNLHRLDNAALAALLERLEDNELGDYSKVSDLIGIKFDENTVWGQLTVLELKLLINLALQQFEDAHDMVGAFLQYNDNTLDRVLFYQALNAVLDVLMDDELELADYEINFRRMFGNPRMDAAIGSANGSVRFFGLTETSMKLEGLDKHHRLIDSYKKLHAARGRFVAKTA, from the coding sequence ATGGAAATTAAGGTCAACTTTCTCGATAAGCTTCGTCTTGAAGCCAAGTTCGATGACTTCACAGTGATCGCCGATCAGCCTATCCGCTATAAGGGCGATGGCTCGGCACCGGGCCCATTCGATTACTTTTTAGCTTCATCCGCTTTGTGCGCGGCTTATTTTGTGAAGTTGTACTGCGAAACCCGCAATATTCCAACCGAGCATATCCGCCTATCGCAGAACAATATTGTTGACCCGGAAAACCGCTACCAGCAGATTTTTAAGATTCAGGTGGAGTTGCCTGCGGATATTTCTGCCAAAGACAGGCAGGGCATTTTGCGCTCTATCGACCGTTGCACCGTAAAAAAAGTCGTGCAAACCGGCCCCGAGTTTGTCATTGAGGAGGTAGAGAGTTTAGAGGCCGATTCTCAGGCCTTGCTCACTTTGAATTCAAGCACCGACGCCGCCACCTATATCGTGGGCAAGGATCTGCCCCTTGAGCAAACCATCGCCAATATGTCGGGGCTGCTTGCCGATCTGGGCATCAAAATTGAAATCGCTTCATGGCGCAATATTGTGCCCAATGTGTGGTCGCTGCATATCCGCGATGCGCACTCGCCCATGTGTTTTACCAATGGCAAAGGCGCAAGCAAAGAAAGTGCGCTGGCGTCCGCGCTGGGCGAGTATATCGAGCGGCTTAGCTGCAATCATTTCTATGCCGGTCAGTTTTGGGGCGAAGAGCTCGCCAACGCAGATTTTGTGCATTACCCGCAGGAACGCTGGTTTCAGCCCGGCCCTAAAAATGCCCTACCGCTTGAGATTCTGGATGACTACTGCCGTGAAATTTACAACCCAGATGGCGAATTACTGGGCACGCATCTATATGACACCAACTCCGGCAATGTAGAGCGCGGCATCTGCTCGCTGCCCTTTGTGCGCCAGTCGGATGGCGAAACGGTGTATTTCCCCTCTAACCTGATCGAAAACCTCTTTGTGAGCAATGGCATGAGCGCTGGCAATACGCTGGCCGAAGCGCAGGTGCAATGCCTTTCAGAGATTTTTGAGCGCGCAGTAAAACGCGAAATTTTAGAAGGCGAAATCACCCTGCCCGATGTGCCGCAAGAAGTGCTGGCGAAATACCCAAGCATTCTGGCCGGGATTGCTGGCCTCGAAGAACAAGGCTTTCCGGTACTGGTCAAAGATGCATCACTCGGCGGCGTTTATCCGGTCATGTGCGTCACCCTGATGAACCCGCGTACCGGCGGTGTATTTGCCTCCTTCGGCGCGCACCCCAGTTTAGAAGTGGCTTTAGAGCGCAGCCTGACTGAACTGCTGCAAGGCCGCAGCTTTGAAGGCCTGAACGACCTACCCCGCCCCACCTTTGAAAGCCATGCTTTAACTGAGCCAAATAACTTTGTTGAGCATTTCATCGATTCAAGCGGCATTGTTTCATGGCGCTTTTTCAGTGCAAAATCGAATTACAACTTTGTTGAATGGGATTTCTCCAGCCACGGGGACAACGCCAATACCGAAGAAGCCGCGGCCCTTTTCGGCATTCTCAAAGACCTAGGCAAAGAGTCCTATATGGCGATATACGATCAATTAGGCGCCACAGCCTGCCGCATTCTGGTGCCCGCCTATTCAGAAATTTATCTGGTAGAAGATTTAATCTGGGATAACACCAACAAAGCGCTGCTGTTCCGCGAAGACATTTTGAATTTGCATAGGCTGGACAATGCCGCCCTGGCCGCGCTGCTAGAGCGTCTGGAAGACAACGAGCTGGGCGATTACTCCAAGGTATCGGATTTAATTGGCATCAAATTTGACGAGAACACAGTATGGGGCCAGCTGACCGTTCTGGAATTAAAGCTGCTGATTAATCTAGCCTTGCAGCAATTTGAAGACGCGCACGATATGGTCGGTGCCTTCTTGCAATACAACGACAACACCTTAGATCGCGTGCTGTTTTACCAGGCCCTCAATGCCGTGCTGGACGTGCTGATGGATGATGAGCTGGAGCTGGCCGACTACGAAATCAACTTCCGCCGCATGTTCGGCAACCCACGCATGGACGCAGCAATTGGCTCCGCCAACGGCAGCGTACGTTTCTTCGGACTCACTGAAACCAGCATGAAACTGGAAGGTCTCGACAAACACCACCGCCTGATCGACAGCTACAAAAAACTGCATGCAGCGCGGGGCCGTTTTGTGGCAAAGACTGCATAA